In the genome of Xanthomonas translucens pv. cerealis, one region contains:
- the wecB gene encoding non-hydrolyzing UDP-N-acetylglucosamine 2-epimerase, which translates to MKVLCVFGTRPEAIKMGPLVRALHAAPGIDSQVCITGQHRAMLDQVMALFAIRPDHDLNVMVAEQTLNGLCSRLLAKLDALYAQVQPDRVLVHGDTSTAMTAALAAFHRRIPVGHVEAGLRTGNLQQPWPEEMNRRVIDMVADHLFAPTASARDNLQREQLCGRISVTGNTVIDALQLTVDRLERDAALRATVDAKFPFLDAQRKLLLVTGHRRESFGDGFANICRALAELAQRQDLQIVYPVHLNPNVQGPVHAQLRGLDNVHLIAPQDYLAFVRLMQRAHVVLTDSGGVQEEAPALGRPVLVMRDVTERPEAVQAGVVTLVGTDPARIVAAVAAACDLPARPARFLPHASPYGDGRAAARIVAALRGQSFDRFVPGRAAAVSHLPLLSEAMP; encoded by the coding sequence GTGAAGGTTCTTTGCGTTTTTGGTACACGCCCCGAAGCGATCAAGATGGGGCCGCTGGTCCGCGCGCTGCACGCTGCGCCTGGCATCGACTCCCAAGTCTGCATCACTGGGCAGCATCGGGCGATGCTGGATCAGGTGATGGCGTTGTTCGCGATCAGGCCGGATCACGATCTCAATGTAATGGTAGCCGAGCAGACCCTCAACGGCCTGTGTTCGCGGCTGCTCGCCAAACTCGATGCCCTGTACGCGCAGGTGCAGCCGGACCGGGTGCTGGTGCACGGCGATACCAGCACCGCGATGACCGCCGCGCTGGCCGCGTTCCATCGGCGCATTCCGGTCGGCCACGTCGAAGCGGGCCTGCGCACCGGCAATCTGCAGCAGCCGTGGCCGGAAGAAATGAACCGGCGGGTGATCGACATGGTCGCCGACCATCTGTTCGCGCCCACCGCCAGCGCGCGCGACAACCTGCAGCGCGAACAGCTGTGCGGCCGCATCAGCGTCACCGGCAACACGGTGATCGATGCGCTGCAACTGACCGTCGATCGGCTCGAGCGCGATGCCGCGCTGCGCGCGACGGTGGATGCGAAGTTCCCGTTTCTGGATGCGCAGCGCAAGTTGCTGCTGGTCACCGGGCATCGCCGCGAAAGTTTCGGCGACGGCTTCGCCAATATCTGCCGCGCGCTGGCCGAACTGGCGCAGCGCCAGGATCTGCAGATCGTCTATCCGGTGCATCTGAATCCGAACGTGCAGGGCCCGGTCCACGCGCAGTTGCGCGGGCTGGACAACGTGCACCTGATCGCGCCACAGGACTACCTCGCCTTCGTGCGGCTGATGCAGCGCGCGCACGTGGTGCTGACCGATTCCGGCGGCGTGCAGGAGGAAGCGCCGGCGCTGGGCCGGCCGGTGCTGGTGATGCGCGATGTCACCGAGCGCCCCGAAGCGGTCCAGGCCGGGGTGGTGACCCTGGTCGGCACCGATCCGGCGCGGATCGTGGCTGCGGTCGCCGCAGCCTGCGACCTGCCGGCGCGGCCCGCGCGGTTCCTGCCCCACGCCAGCCCCTACGGCGATGGCCGCGCCGCGGCGCGGATCGTGGCCGCGCTGCGTGGCCAGTCCTTCGACCGTTTTGTGCCCGGCCGTGCCGCGGCGGTGTCCCACCTCCCCCTTTTATCAGAAGCGATGCCATGA
- the pncB gene encoding nicotinate phosphoribosyltransferase has protein sequence MIIDSLLDTDLYKFTMMQAVLHQHPGAQVEYRFKCRTPGIDLAQFIGQISDEIDALCALRFRAEELDYLRGLRFIKPDFVDFLGLFHLDRKYLQLQASATVPGEIELSIRGPWLHTILFEVPLLAIVNEVWFRTTGGDDHAEGLRRLQAKIALLRDSSGYGGCAIADYGTRRRYSRAWHGELLPVLQQTLGAQFVGTSNVYFAHRYGLTPLGTMAHEYLQAFQALGPRLRDSQAAALESWAREYRGDLGIALSDVVGLDAFLRDFDLYFCKLFDGMRHDSGDPFAWGERVLAHLQRQRVDPRGKVLVFSDGLDIDKVMRLYAHFHGRCMLAFGVGTNLTNDLGPAPLQIVIKMVRCNGQPVAKLSDSPGKNLCDDPAYLAYLRHVFAVAADPRE, from the coding sequence ATGATCATCGATTCGCTGCTCGACACCGATCTCTACAAGTTCACCATGATGCAGGCGGTGCTGCACCAGCATCCCGGTGCGCAGGTGGAATACCGCTTCAAGTGCCGCACGCCCGGCATCGACCTGGCGCAGTTCATCGGGCAGATCTCCGACGAGATCGACGCGCTGTGTGCGCTGCGCTTCCGCGCCGAGGAACTGGACTACCTGCGCGGCCTGCGCTTCATCAAGCCGGACTTCGTCGACTTCCTCGGGCTGTTCCATCTGGACCGCAAGTACCTGCAGCTGCAGGCCTCGGCCACGGTGCCGGGCGAGATCGAGCTCAGCATCCGCGGGCCGTGGCTGCACACCATCCTGTTCGAAGTGCCGCTGCTGGCGATCGTCAACGAGGTCTGGTTCCGCACCACCGGCGGCGACGACCATGCCGAAGGCCTGCGCCGGCTGCAGGCCAAGATCGCGTTGCTGCGCGACAGTAGCGGCTATGGCGGCTGCGCGATCGCCGACTACGGCACCCGCCGCCGCTATTCGCGGGCTTGGCACGGGGAGCTGTTGCCGGTGCTGCAGCAGACCCTGGGCGCCCAGTTCGTCGGCACCAGTAACGTGTATTTCGCGCATCGCTACGGGCTGACCCCGCTCGGCACGATGGCCCACGAATACCTGCAGGCGTTCCAGGCGCTGGGCCCGCGGCTGCGTGATTCGCAGGCCGCGGCACTGGAGTCATGGGCGCGCGAATACCGCGGTGACCTCGGCATCGCCCTGTCCGACGTGGTCGGCCTGGACGCGTTCCTGCGCGACTTCGACCTGTATTTCTGCAAGCTGTTCGACGGCATGCGCCACGATTCCGGCGATCCCTTCGCATGGGGCGAGCGCGTGCTGGCGCACCTGCAGCGGCAGCGGGTGGACCCGCGCGGCAAGGTCCTGGTGTTCAGCGACGGCCTGGACATCGACAAGGTGATGCGGCTGTACGCGCACTTCCACGGCCGCTGCATGCTCGCCTTCGGCGTCGGCACCAACCTCACCAACGATCTGGGGCCGGCGCCGCTGCAGATCGTCATCAAGATGGTCCGCTGCAACGGCCAGCCGGTGGCCAAGCTCAGCGACTCGCCGGGCAAGAATCTGTGCGACGACCCGGCCTATCTTGCCTATCTGCGGCACGTCTTTGCGGTGGCGGCCGATCCGCGAGAGTGA
- a CDS encoding glycoside hydrolase family 113 has protein sequence MASIALRWLLGMLFAMSVCGCGAATPAAAPWMGANVKVSAQAPWGSDAAQRSLQQLADAGAARALLVAFVWQATPQSDDPVLGSDSSVQQVRAGLRQMRAAGLQPVLKVHLWIPGHWAGDAAPADRAAWFGAYQRALLQLAQVAADERAEALIVGTELRGLQDAPQWPALVAAVRQVYRGPLGYVADGLEQAERFDYWERFDFVGTSLYPALSAVPAQRLTQMRAAAARAQALGTRRGRPVWVAELGLRSARGSLAAPWESPEQRSAAVDTALQAHVLQDWRRVLGEQRIAGIALWCWYTDPDAGGAHDSDFTVQHKPAQAVLAR, from the coding sequence ATGGCGTCGATTGCCTTGAGGTGGCTGCTGGGCATGCTGTTCGCGATGAGCGTGTGCGGCTGCGGCGCGGCCACGCCCGCGGCAGCGCCGTGGATGGGCGCTAACGTCAAGGTGTCGGCGCAGGCGCCGTGGGGCAGCGACGCGGCGCAGCGTTCGCTGCAGCAGTTGGCCGATGCCGGTGCCGCGCGCGCGCTGCTGGTCGCCTTCGTCTGGCAGGCCACGCCGCAGTCCGACGATCCGGTGCTGGGCAGCGACAGCAGCGTGCAGCAGGTGCGTGCCGGCCTGCGGCAGATGCGCGCGGCCGGCCTGCAGCCGGTGCTGAAGGTGCATTTGTGGATTCCGGGACATTGGGCTGGCGACGCCGCGCCGGCCGATCGCGCGGCCTGGTTCGGCGCCTACCAGCGCGCGCTGCTGCAGCTGGCGCAGGTCGCCGCCGACGAGCGCGCCGAGGCCTTGATCGTCGGCACCGAATTGCGCGGTCTGCAGGATGCGCCGCAGTGGCCGGCGCTGGTGGCGGCGGTGCGCCAGGTCTACCGCGGTCCGCTCGGCTATGTGGCCGATGGCCTGGAGCAGGCCGAGCGGTTCGATTACTGGGAACGCTTCGATTTCGTCGGCACCAGCCTGTATCCGGCGTTGTCGGCGGTGCCGGCACAGCGCTTGACGCAGATGCGCGCGGCGGCGGCGCGGGCGCAGGCGCTGGGCACGCGCCGCGGGCGTCCGGTGTGGGTGGCGGAACTGGGGCTGCGCTCGGCGCGCGGCAGCCTGGCCGCGCCCTGGGAGAGTCCCGAGCAACGCAGCGCCGCGGTGGATACCGCCTTGCAGGCACACGTGCTGCAGGATTGGCGCCGGGTACTCGGCGAGCAGCGCATCGCCGGCATCGCGCTCTGGTGCTGGTACACCGACCCGGACGCCGGCGGCGCGCACGACAGCGATTTCACCGTGCAGCACAAGCCCGCGCAGGCGGTGCTGGCGCGCTGA
- a CDS encoding glycosyltransferase family 2 protein has translation MPEPRGWQTPIGTALVEAGVIDAAQLQEALALQARWRSRLGDVVLAQRGVTALRFYTVLSAHFGLNFVNLLQQPIDPALFEPERLADYAQRLVLPWRMEEGRLVLAVADPGPETFAWARSAYGADVRFVGTSKFDIVWGLQQQADAQLTHDALNLLAEHAPEHSAKQVVTRKQVVSLCTVALLLLLALLIWPVPVLIAINSVVGIAFVATFALKFALAWLGARRRIEIKVTDAEVAALSDEDLPVYTVLVPMYKEPDVLPILANALRRLDYPTSKLDVKLVLEADDTETIEAAKALGLEAFFEIIRVPPSQPKTKPKACNYALQFARGQMLTIYDAEDKPEPDQLKRAVAAFRKSPADVACIQARLNYYNADENWLTRMFTLEYTLWFDFYLPALETLRIPIPLGGTSNHFRLDILRKVRAWDPYNVTEDADLGVRLTQQGYRVSVVNSTTFEEANVSIPNWIRQRSRWLKGYMQTWLVHMRDPVQLYRSVGFRGFWGFQFFVGGTFFTALIAPPMWLIYGIWALTDTHVFNPFFPPALLYLSMLNLLLGNGFLIYMTLLAAFKRDYFRLAPYALTVPLYWLLQSVAAYKGLWQLIHNPFYWEKTTHGISKHMAEERRAALDD, from the coding sequence ATGCCCGAGCCGCGCGGCTGGCAGACCCCGATCGGCACCGCGCTGGTCGAAGCCGGCGTCATCGACGCGGCGCAGCTGCAGGAGGCACTGGCGCTGCAGGCGCGCTGGCGTTCGCGCCTGGGCGACGTGGTGCTGGCGCAGCGCGGTGTCACCGCGCTGCGCTTCTACACGGTGCTGTCGGCGCATTTCGGGCTGAACTTCGTCAACCTGCTGCAGCAGCCGATCGACCCGGCGCTGTTCGAACCGGAGCGGCTGGCCGACTACGCGCAGCGCCTGGTGCTGCCATGGCGGATGGAAGAGGGCCGGCTGGTGCTGGCGGTGGCCGATCCCGGCCCGGAGACCTTCGCCTGGGCGCGCAGCGCGTATGGCGCCGACGTGCGCTTCGTCGGCACCTCCAAGTTCGACATCGTCTGGGGCCTGCAGCAGCAGGCCGATGCGCAGCTCACCCACGATGCGCTGAACCTGCTTGCCGAACACGCGCCGGAGCATTCGGCCAAGCAGGTGGTCACCCGCAAGCAGGTGGTGTCGCTGTGCACCGTGGCGCTGTTGTTGCTGCTGGCCCTGCTGATCTGGCCGGTGCCCGTCCTGATCGCGATCAACAGCGTGGTCGGCATCGCCTTCGTGGCCACGTTCGCGCTGAAGTTCGCGCTGGCCTGGCTGGGCGCGCGGCGTCGCATCGAGATCAAGGTCACCGACGCGGAAGTGGCCGCGCTCAGCGACGAGGACCTGCCCGTGTATACGGTGCTGGTGCCGATGTACAAGGAGCCGGACGTGTTGCCGATCCTGGCCAACGCGCTGCGCCGGCTCGACTACCCGACCTCCAAGCTGGACGTGAAGCTGGTGCTGGAGGCCGACGACACCGAGACCATCGAGGCGGCCAAGGCGCTGGGCCTGGAGGCGTTCTTCGAGATCATCCGGGTGCCGCCGTCGCAGCCCAAGACCAAGCCCAAGGCGTGCAACTACGCGCTGCAGTTCGCGCGCGGGCAGATGCTGACCATCTACGATGCCGAGGACAAGCCGGAGCCGGACCAACTCAAGCGCGCGGTCGCCGCGTTCCGCAAGTCGCCGGCCGACGTGGCCTGCATCCAGGCGCGGTTGAACTACTACAACGCCGACGAGAACTGGCTCACGCGTATGTTCACGCTGGAATACACGCTGTGGTTCGACTTCTACCTGCCGGCGCTGGAAACCCTGCGCATTCCGATCCCGCTGGGCGGCACCTCCAACCATTTCCGCCTGGACATCCTGCGCAAGGTGCGCGCCTGGGACCCGTACAACGTCACCGAGGACGCCGACCTGGGCGTGCGCCTGACCCAGCAGGGCTACCGGGTCAGCGTGGTCAACTCGACCACGTTCGAGGAAGCCAACGTCAGCATTCCCAACTGGATCCGGCAGCGTTCGCGCTGGCTCAAGGGCTACATGCAGACCTGGCTGGTGCACATGCGCGATCCGGTGCAGCTGTACCGCTCGGTCGGCTTCCGCGGCTTCTGGGGCTTCCAGTTCTTCGTCGGCGGGACTTTCTTCACCGCGCTGATCGCCCCGCCGATGTGGCTGATCTACGGCATCTGGGCGCTGACCGACACCCATGTGTTCAATCCGTTCTTCCCGCCCGCGCTGCTGTACCTGAGCATGCTCAACCTGCTGCTGGGCAACGGCTTCCTGATCTATATGACCTTGCTGGCCGCGTTCAAGCGCGACTACTTCCGGCTGGCGCCGTACGCGCTGACCGTGCCGCTGTACTGGCTGCTGCAATCGGTCGCTGCCTACAAGGGCCTGTGGCAGCTCATCCACAATCCGTTCTACTGGGAAAAGACCACCCATGGCATCAGCAAGCACATGGCCGAAGAGCGCCGCGCCGCACTCGACGACTGA
- a CDS encoding glycosyltransferase has product MSEQQMAVVVVTYESGSTIDACLQRLRTAAEVAQIRVVDNASRDNTLAIVQRHALEDRRVRFIANPDNPGFASACNQGAAASDAAWLAFVNPDLMVEADTLALLRAQVAALGDALLGVEQIDEHGRADAAVRRRDPDFAAMLRHPLAGSRLALAADPAQPLQRVDAISGALMLLPRALFERIGGWDAGYRLHAEDLDLCRRARQAGATVAVCNRLRVLHVRGVSSRKRPWFVEWHKHRGLWRYFRKFEAPARPAPVRAAVWAVIWLHAWVTFARLCWRRPG; this is encoded by the coding sequence ATGAGCGAACAGCAGATGGCCGTGGTGGTGGTGACCTACGAGAGCGGCAGCACCATCGACGCCTGCCTGCAGCGGCTGCGCACGGCGGCGGAGGTCGCGCAGATCCGCGTGGTCGACAACGCCTCGCGCGACAACACCCTGGCGATCGTGCAGCGCCACGCGCTGGAGGACCGGCGCGTGCGCTTCATCGCCAACCCCGACAATCCCGGTTTCGCCAGCGCCTGCAACCAGGGCGCGGCGGCCAGCGATGCGGCGTGGCTGGCGTTCGTCAATCCGGACCTGATGGTGGAGGCCGACACGCTGGCGCTACTGCGCGCGCAGGTCGCCGCGCTCGGCGATGCCTTGCTCGGCGTGGAGCAGATCGACGAGCACGGCCGCGCCGACGCCGCGGTGCGCCGCCGCGATCCGGACTTCGCCGCGATGCTGCGGCACCCGCTGGCCGGTTCGCGGCTGGCGCTGGCGGCCGATCCGGCGCAGCCGCTGCAGCGCGTGGACGCGATCTCCGGTGCGCTGATGTTGCTGCCGCGGGCGCTGTTCGAGCGCATCGGCGGCTGGGACGCCGGCTACCGCCTGCATGCCGAGGACCTGGACCTGTGCCGCCGCGCGCGCCAGGCCGGGGCCACGGTGGCGGTGTGCAACCGCCTGCGCGTGCTGCACGTGCGCGGCGTCTCCAGCCGCAAGCGGCCCTGGTTCGTGGAATGGCACAAGCATCGCGGGCTGTGGCGCTATTTCCGCAAGTTCGAGGCGCCTGCACGCCCTGCGCCGGTACGTGCGGCGGTGTGGGCGGTAATCTGGCTGCATGCCTGGGTGACCTTCGCCCGCTTGTGCTGGCGCCGCCCTGGCTGA
- a CDS encoding phosphotransferase enzyme family protein, which produces MSAHQMHGMSLAPAAADWPPLGDDEVDALLRHMALPDAVRALRWHSPRPFSAAAEVDSAAGTLFVKRHHRRLRDARTLGEEHRFIEHLRARGVPVPELLRTPDGASAVELGDWTYEVQRAATGEDLYRDTASWLPFAGTGHAQAAGRSLALLHRAAAGYSAPPRSTALLVANLHLFGHADPLQAVQQDLHGRPALAAWLQRRDWRGDLRRHLLPWHARAWPLLRSPAPPLWTHGDWHASNLLWRGHGAASEVSAVFDFGLADRTFALFDLATAIERNLVPWLQLDVGGCAPAELDQLDALLHGYAQVLPLDAAQLRLLAALLPIAHADFALSEIDYFAGITGSEANADIAYHRYLLGHADWFGGDEGQRLLRQLQRHTDAAQ; this is translated from the coding sequence ATGAGCGCACATCAGATGCATGGCATGAGCCTGGCCCCAGCCGCGGCGGACTGGCCGCCGCTGGGTGACGACGAGGTGGACGCCCTGCTGCGGCACATGGCCCTGCCCGACGCGGTCCGCGCCTTGCGCTGGCACAGCCCGCGTCCGTTCTCCGCCGCGGCCGAGGTCGACAGTGCGGCCGGCACCCTGTTCGTCAAGCGCCATCACCGCAGGCTGCGCGATGCGCGCACGCTGGGCGAGGAACATCGCTTCATCGAGCATCTGCGCGCACGCGGCGTGCCGGTCCCGGAACTGCTGCGCACGCCCGACGGCGCCAGCGCGGTGGAACTCGGCGACTGGACCTACGAAGTGCAGCGCGCCGCCACCGGAGAAGACCTGTACCGCGACACGGCCTCGTGGCTGCCGTTCGCCGGCACCGGGCACGCGCAGGCCGCCGGGCGCTCGCTCGCCCTGCTGCACCGCGCCGCCGCCGGCTATTCGGCGCCGCCACGCAGCACCGCACTGCTGGTCGCCAACCTGCACCTGTTCGGCCACGCCGATCCGCTGCAGGCCGTGCAGCAAGACCTGCACGGCCGGCCAGCACTGGCCGCGTGGCTGCAGCGGCGCGACTGGCGCGGCGACCTGCGCCGGCATCTGCTGCCGTGGCACGCGCGCGCCTGGCCGCTGCTGCGCTCGCCAGCGCCGCCGCTGTGGACGCATGGCGACTGGCACGCCTCCAACCTGCTGTGGCGCGGCCACGGCGCGGCGAGCGAGGTCAGCGCGGTGTTCGATTTCGGCCTGGCCGACCGCACCTTCGCTTTATTCGATCTGGCCACCGCGATCGAACGCAACCTGGTGCCGTGGCTGCAACTGGACGTCGGCGGCTGCGCGCCCGCCGAACTCGATCAACTCGACGCGCTGCTGCACGGCTACGCGCAGGTACTGCCGTTGGACGCGGCGCAGCTGCGCCTGCTGGCCGCCCTGCTGCCGATCGCGCATGCCGACTTCGCGCTCAGCGAGATCGATTATTTCGCCGGCATCACCGGCTCCGAGGCCAATGCCGATATCGCCTATCACCGCTACCTGCTCGGCCATGCCGACTGGTTCGGCGGCGACGAGGGCCAGCGCCTGCTGCGGCAGCTGCAGCGGCACACGGACGCAGCGCAATGA
- a CDS encoding TonB-dependent siderophore receptor, which produces MSHAFPALAPLTLALALAATAAPARASDADTQTPVELDAVNVQGEQPRHRSTLGGYGDAALLDTPASIGVIDRAQLDDRQVRVLSEVLRADAAVGDSYAPIGYYENFVVRGYSLNAANSYRINGLTVTGEQNVALENKQQVQLLKGLSGLQSGLTEPAGVIDYITKRPQQVRTLVLGTDDDGGRYAAVDLGNWFGRDRQFGLRVNAAHEDIRSYVAHADGHRNFLSLAADWNIDAQSTLQLDVEDQDRQQRSVPGYQLLGGERVPGDVSVHRLLAYQPWSKPVGIDSLNAQLRYQYRFNDAWRAQLAAAHSRAVIDDYSSFAWGCYGAASCANDAIPNHFSREGDYDLYDYRSPDDTRRNDQVQATVSGSFATGALQHQLNIGVDYLQRTIDRHGAINALIGSGNIAADPPLLAQADAELDPKRRRLDSTQQSLLVSDRIGIGEAWQLLLGARQVRYDERAWDRDGALTRHTRRSQLLPQAALLFKPQDTLSLYASFAKGLAPGGTASWFASNADAILAPTSAYQTEAGLKYERDGLALGAAVFDMRQAYQYAQPQADGSFLYLQQGRLHNRGIELSADGTVGARLHVQASVAGLRARAEDTGTPAYEGHQALNVPRLRASAQASWDVPGASGLALLGGAQYSGAKYADRSGRVAVGGYTVYNVGARYATRLGTLPTTLRLSVDNLTDKRYWRDVGEYLGDDYLFPGAPRTARLALQFDF; this is translated from the coding sequence ATGTCCCATGCCTTCCCCGCACTCGCGCCGCTCACCCTGGCGTTGGCACTGGCCGCCACCGCCGCACCGGCACGCGCTAGCGATGCGGACACGCAGACGCCGGTCGAGCTGGACGCGGTCAACGTGCAGGGCGAGCAGCCACGCCACCGCTCCACGCTGGGCGGCTACGGCGACGCCGCGCTGCTGGACACCCCCGCCTCGATCGGAGTGATCGACCGCGCGCAGCTGGACGACCGCCAGGTGCGCGTGCTCAGCGAAGTGCTGCGCGCCGACGCCGCGGTCGGCGACAGCTACGCGCCGATCGGCTACTACGAGAACTTCGTGGTGCGCGGCTATTCGCTCAACGCCGCCAACAGCTACCGGATCAACGGCCTGACCGTCACCGGCGAGCAGAACGTGGCGCTGGAAAACAAGCAGCAGGTGCAGCTGCTCAAGGGCCTGTCCGGGCTGCAGTCCGGGCTCACCGAGCCGGCCGGCGTGATCGACTACATCACCAAGCGCCCGCAGCAGGTGCGCACGCTGGTCCTGGGCACCGACGACGACGGCGGCCGCTACGCCGCGGTGGACCTGGGCAACTGGTTCGGCCGCGACCGCCAGTTCGGCCTGCGCGTCAACGCCGCGCACGAGGACATCCGCAGCTACGTCGCGCATGCCGACGGCCACCGCAACTTCCTGTCGCTGGCCGCGGACTGGAACATCGATGCGCAATCGACGCTGCAGCTCGACGTGGAAGACCAGGACCGGCAGCAACGTTCGGTGCCCGGCTATCAACTGCTCGGCGGCGAGCGCGTGCCCGGCGACGTATCGGTGCACCGGCTGCTGGCCTACCAGCCCTGGTCCAAGCCGGTCGGCATCGACTCGCTCAACGCGCAACTGCGCTATCAATACCGCTTCAACGACGCCTGGCGCGCGCAATTGGCGGCCGCGCACAGTCGCGCGGTGATCGACGACTATTCCAGCTTCGCCTGGGGCTGCTACGGCGCGGCCAGCTGCGCCAACGATGCGATCCCCAACCACTTCAGCCGCGAAGGCGACTACGACCTCTACGACTACCGCAGCCCGGACGACACGCGCCGCAACGACCAGGTGCAGGCGACCGTGTCCGGCAGCTTCGCCACCGGCGCGCTGCAGCACCAGCTCAACATCGGCGTGGACTACCTGCAGCGCACCATCGATCGGCACGGCGCGATCAACGCATTGATCGGCAGCGGCAACATCGCCGCCGATCCGCCGCTGCTGGCCCAGGCCGACGCCGAACTCGACCCCAAGCGCCGGCGCCTGGACAGCACCCAGCAATCGCTGCTGGTCAGCGACCGCATCGGCATCGGCGAGGCCTGGCAGCTGCTGCTGGGCGCGCGCCAGGTGCGCTACGACGAGCGCGCCTGGGACCGCGACGGCGCGCTGACCCGCCACACCCGCCGCTCGCAACTGCTGCCGCAGGCGGCGCTGCTGTTCAAGCCGCAGGACACGCTGTCGCTGTACGCCAGTTTCGCCAAGGGCCTGGCGCCGGGCGGCACCGCGTCGTGGTTCGCCAGCAACGCCGATGCGATCCTCGCCCCGACCAGCGCCTACCAGACGGAAGCCGGCCTGAAATACGAGCGCGACGGCCTGGCGCTTGGCGCGGCCGTGTTCGACATGCGCCAGGCCTATCAGTACGCGCAGCCGCAGGCCGACGGCAGCTTCCTGTACCTGCAGCAGGGCCGCCTGCACAACCGCGGCATCGAACTGTCGGCCGACGGCACGGTCGGCGCGCGGCTGCACGTACAGGCCAGCGTCGCCGGCCTCCGCGCGCGCGCCGAGGACACCGGCACGCCGGCCTACGAAGGCCACCAGGCACTGAACGTGCCCAGGCTGCGCGCCAGCGCCCAGGCCAGCTGGGACGTGCCGGGCGCGAGTGGCCTGGCGCTGCTGGGCGGCGCGCAGTACAGCGGTGCCAAGTACGCCGACCGCAGCGGCCGCGTCGCCGTCGGTGGCTACACCGTCTACAACGTGGGCGCGCGCTACGCGACGCGGCTGGGTACGCTGCCGACCACGCTGCGGCTGAGCGTGGACAACCTGACCGACAAACGCTACTGGCGCGACGTCGGCGAGTACCTGGGCGACGACTATCTGTTCCCGGGCGCGCCGCGCACCGCGCGGCTGGCGCTGCAGTTCGATTTCTGA
- the pnuC gene encoding nicotinamide riboside transporter PnuC yields MSPLELLAVLVNVLGVWLTARRVRWCWPVNVVAVLLYAWLFYQWKLYSDMLLQGVYVFLQGYGWWRWSQGRLDHGKVQVGPLPRREGVLSLLAGAVVALSLGWLMHRHTDAALPWLDAALSAFSLVASVWAARKRIANWGLWIVLDCIYVGVFVYKGLYPTAALYAGFVVLAIYGLRLWQAQQRGTAAAP; encoded by the coding sequence ATGTCCCCCCTCGAACTCCTCGCCGTGCTGGTCAATGTGCTCGGCGTCTGGCTGACCGCGCGCCGGGTGCGTTGGTGCTGGCCGGTCAACGTGGTCGCGGTGCTGCTGTACGCGTGGCTGTTTTACCAATGGAAGCTGTACTCGGACATGCTGCTGCAAGGCGTCTACGTGTTTCTGCAGGGCTACGGCTGGTGGCGCTGGAGCCAGGGCCGGCTCGACCACGGCAAGGTGCAGGTCGGTCCGCTGCCGCGGCGCGAGGGCGTGCTATCGCTGCTGGCCGGCGCCGTCGTCGCGCTGTCGCTGGGCTGGCTGATGCACCGCCACACCGATGCCGCGCTGCCGTGGCTGGACGCGGCGCTGTCCGCCTTCAGCCTGGTCGCCAGCGTCTGGGCGGCGCGCAAACGCATCGCCAACTGGGGCCTGTGGATCGTGCTGGACTGCATTTATGTCGGCGTCTTCGTCTACAAGGGGCTGTATCCCACCGCGGCGCTGTACGCCGGCTTCGTGGTGCTGGCGATCTACGGCCTGCGCCTGTGGCAAGCGCAGCAGCGCGGCACAGCCGCGGCGCCATGA
- a CDS encoding UTRA domain-containing protein, whose translation MPTPINPAAGFGQRIVDALLTRIAGGEWAADQRLPVERELAALFGCTRITLREALQQLESEGYIYRENRRGWFVSAARVRHDPSSIAGFMQYVAAQGGTPRTELLGARRQPAGTTLARHLELDDAEAEVFVLQRRRWIGRRAVLLETNAILAAWAPTLLDHDLAGSLSTVLEQQLGLRQARSRLSMYPATLVAEQAALLQSTAGTPCFRLQRVSYAADGRAVELDIESWRHDVLEVTVEVQAPPE comes from the coding sequence ATGCCCACACCAATCAATCCCGCCGCCGGCTTCGGCCAGCGCATCGTCGATGCACTGCTGACGCGCATCGCCGGCGGCGAGTGGGCGGCGGACCAGCGCCTGCCGGTGGAGCGCGAACTGGCTGCGCTGTTCGGCTGCACTCGTATCACCTTGCGCGAGGCGCTGCAACAACTGGAATCGGAAGGCTACATCTACCGCGAGAACCGGCGCGGCTGGTTCGTCAGCGCAGCGCGCGTTCGCCACGATCCCTCCAGCATCGCCGGCTTCATGCAGTACGTCGCCGCGCAAGGCGGTACGCCGCGTACCGAACTGCTCGGTGCGCGTCGCCAGCCGGCCGGCACGACGCTGGCGCGGCACCTGGAACTGGACGATGCCGAGGCCGAGGTGTTCGTGCTGCAGCGCCGGCGCTGGATCGGCCGCCGCGCGGTGCTGCTGGAGACCAATGCGATTCTCGCCGCGTGGGCGCCGACCCTGCTCGATCACGACCTGGCCGGCTCGCTCAGCACCGTGCTGGAACAACAGCTCGGGCTACGCCAGGCGCGCAGCCGGCTGTCGATGTATCCGGCCACGCTGGTCGCCGAGCAGGCCGCGCTGCTGCAGTCCACCGCCGGCACGCCGTGCTTCCGGCTGCAGCGGGTCAGCTACGCGGCCGACGGCCGCGCGGTGGAATTGGATATCGAGTCCTGGCGCCACGACGTGCTGGAAGTGACGGTGGAGGTGCAAGCGCCGCCGGAGTAA